Proteins encoded within one genomic window of Neomonachus schauinslandi unplaced genomic scaffold, ASM220157v2 HiC_scaffold_57, whole genome shotgun sequence:
- the LOC123323626 gene encoding leukocyte receptor cluster member 9-like: MAAAPAAEPAAPPACRFFLEGRCRFGARCRQPHPGAPAPSRRRAEAEAGAGAKKPPLRTAAAVIQRIRWDPRLDPADFSVGYADRFLGVREEPFGAFCWDEPLAALGPGVLAVPQHRVRYFRFRGRIVWDRASRTDLVFGSGSAAGPGPTILDALGGGGAHDGGEDAHDGCEDGGGEDAHDGPDAHGGGGARSAEDAHGGGGAHGGVAAAPADTGTGLEARERRRAEGQASPWTALERVLKPAATGRATEPHSGAAQAAPGRTPARGFPETEAQWGPGAWPSEGRGTAGAGAAAPRQPRPTHFVALMVTDPGLRAGVAKAQEELVRAAPSCAAFVVPAGALHLTLALLRLTGPGEVAAAVGALRRALLAPGIQAPPQLSFRSLLLLGQHVLCAPPSPSLEDTAQVLRQRLEAEGLRVVQPLEGLHPHLTLAKVPHGSQVGLPQPGFSPRQELGSQTLGEVWLCRIGRAGDTYQPLAELPLG, translated from the coding sequence ATGGCGGCGGCCCCCGCGGCCGAGCCCGCGGCGCCGCCGGCCTGCCGCTTCTTCCTGGAGGGCCGCTGCCGCTTCGGCGCCCGCTGCCGCCAGCCCCACCCGGGGGCGCCGGCGCCGTCTCGGCGCAGGGCCGAGGCCGAGGCCGGGGCCGGGGCCAAGAAGCCGCCGCTGCGCACGGCCGCGGCCGTCATCCAGCGCATCCGCTGGGACCCGCGCCTCGACCCGGCCGACTTCTCGGTGGGCTACGCCGACCGCTTCCTAGGCGTGCGCGAGGAGCCTTTCGGCGCCTTCTGCTGGGACGAGCCGCTGGCGGCGCTTGGGCCCGGAGTCCTGGCCGTGCCGCAGCACCGGGTGCGCTACTTCCGCTTCCGCGGCCGCATCGTGTGGGACCGCGCCTCGCGCACCGACCTCGTCTTCGGCTCGGGCTCAGCGGCGGGCCCCGGGCCCACCATCCTGGACGCGCTGGGCGGCGGGGGCGCGCACGACGGCGGCGAGGACGCGCACGACGGATGTGAGGACGGCGGCGGCGAGGACGCGCACGACGGGCCAGACGCGCATGGCGGCGGGGGCGCGCGCAGCGCTGAGGACGCCCACGGCGGCGGGGGCGCGCACGGAGGGGTCGCCGCCGCTCCCGCTGACACCGGAACCGGGCTGGAGGCCAGGGAGCGGCGCAGGGCCGAAGGCCAGGCTTCCCCGTGGACAGCGCTGGAAAGGGTGCTGAAGCCGGCCGCCACGGGCAGGGCCACGGAGCCACACAGTGGGGCGGCACAGGCAGCGCCGGGACGAACCCCCGCACGAGGTTTTCCCGAGACGGAAGCACAGTGGGGTCCTGGCGCCTGGCCCTCGGAAGGCAGAGGGACGGCTGGGGCCGGGGCCGCGGCGCCTCGCCAGCCCCGCCCCACGCATTTTGTGGCTCTCATGGTGACTGATCCCGGGCTGCGGGCGGGGGTGGCCAAGGCCCAGGAAGAGCTGGTTCGAGCCGCACCCTCGTGTGCTGCGTTCGTGGTACCCGCGGGGGCCCTACACCTGACACTAGCCCTCCTGAGGCTGACAGGCCCCGGGGAGGTAGCCGCCGCAGTGGGTGCACTAAGACGCGCGCTCCTGGCCCCAGGAATTCAGGCACCCCCGCAGCTGAGCtttaggagcctgcttctcctggggCAGCATGTGCTCtgtgcccccccctccccctccctggaaGATACGGCCCAAGTGCTGAGACAGAGGCTGGAAGCCGAGGGGCTCAGAGTAGTACAGCCCCTGGAGGGGCTacacccccacctcaccctagCCAAGGTGCCCCACGGATCTCAAGTCGGCCTCCCGCAGCCTGGGTTCAGCCCAAGGCAGGAGCTGGGGAGCCAGACCCTAGGGGAAGTCTGGCTGTGCCGCATAGGCAGGGCAGGGGACACCTACCAGCCTCTGGCTGAGCTGCCCCTGGGATGA